The window CCAGCCCCGCTCAGGCCCATCGCTCCAATGCAAAAAAACAGTATCATGGTACACTCATGCATCCCCGATCCAGCTAGCTCGTAGAAAAACTCCTTTAAGCCTTGAGGGCGATCTCTGCGAGAAATTGTCAGCATCTTTGCCCTTTGACCCAATCGACGACAAGACATACTCCTCTTGGGGAAGTGGATGTTCTTCTTGTGCTGCTTCTCGGTGATAGCAGAAGACTCCTTGGTGGTCAATCGTCGTCGGATAGCACGGGTCTTCTTGTATCGGAGGTCAAGGGGGAGGTCTGGAAAACAAAAATTAGATGGGTAAAGGTAAAAAGAAAGAACGATGGGCGTACACTTGGACTTCTTGTAGAACTCCCTAAGGTTTTGCCTCTGCTTCTGGTTGATGACAGTGAGGATTCGGGCAATAGACTTGCGGACAGTGTTGCTACATAAAATCGTCAGAGACAGTTCAGAAATTTCCTCCAGCAATCTTCCCCAATACTGTTCACCGGGGAGGGCGGCATCAAGACAGACACATCCCGGCGTATCACCCGGCGTAATTCTTCTCAATTCCCATTGTGCCCCTCCCAGTCCTTCCTCTAAACCCAATCCCTCAAATTGAAACCTAATACCCACATCTTGGTCAACTTGCTAGCAGAGCCACCGGCGATCTTCTGCACCCTCAAAGAGGCAAGCTCAGTCTTGAGCTCGGTAAGCTGCTCCAAAAGGTCCTGCTTGCTCCTAAAACAACAATTCCTCCATCAGTATCGCTCCTTTTTGTGTTGATGTTGTGTATGTCGAAACGCACTTGGACTGGAGCTCAAAGGCTCGGATCttggatgaagaagaggccATTTTTTTCTGCGGGTTGTTAGACTGGTGTACAGGGGAATAGTACAAGTGGTAAACGTACAGTAAGAGAAGGCTTGACGGTTAAGAGGAGTGGATTGCGGACTCGCTTTCCTCGAAAAGCTGAGAGGCGGCGGGCGTAGAATTCGGCATTTCGCGCAAATATCCTCGGGAGTTTCGAGTGGCGTCCAGGGAAGTATGTGACGTGGAATAATCAAACGGAGGACTGCCACGGAGATACCTTTATACTCCGTCCGGCTATCCTCAAGTCCAGGGGGGCTTATTGATGACGAACACGAAGCGCCTTACGAGTGGTGTTTACAATTCGCCATCTGCATCGGTCTTCTTTTCTCATTATATATATCGTTACTCCCGGCAAAATGGTCAAGATAACATTCAAGACTGTCCAGAACAAGGTATGCTACGCAGGTATAATACACTTAGCTCGCCACTCACACATTCTCTCTAGTTATTCACTGTCGACGCCCAAGGTTCCGATACCGTGCGTATATTTTGTCTATATGAAGGTAAATAAGGAGCGCGTGAACTGATGGATATGTCAGGTTGCCgatttgaagaagaagatccAGGAGACCCAGACTTTCCCCGTTGAGAACCAGAAGCTCATCTACTCTGGTATGCATCGTCTTGCCATGGGCGTCTGTTTTAGGCTAAGCACCTTTATGCAGGAAAGATCCTTAACGATGCGTCTTCCGTTGAGTCGCTCAAgatcaaggagaaggacTTTTTGGTGGTGATGGTTTCTAGGGTGAGTGAAAACTGCCTTGAAAGATCGTCATATCATAACACATGCATCCTTTTCGTAGCCCAAGGCTACACCTGCGGCCACTCCTGCTGCTCCTGCTACTCCCGCTGCACCCTCCACccctgctcctgctcccGCCCCCGCTCCCGCTGCTTCTGAACAAGCATCTGTTGCTAATCCTGCCGTTCCCGCCCCCTCTGCTCCTGCTGCCGAATCagctcctgctcctgctgTTGCCGCTGAGCCTGCTCAGTCATCTGCTGTCGAGTCTGGATTAGGTGGCTCTTTTGGTAAATCACTTTTGTTCCACCCACACGATATCAGACTGAACGTCGTATAGTTACTGGACCCGCCTTGCAAGCTGCCATTGATGGTATGGTTGAGATGGGCTTTGAGCGTGATCAGGTTATTCGGGCTTTGAGAGCAAGCTTTAACAACCCTGATCGGGCTGTAGAGTACCTCATGAGCGTAAGTAATCGCCGCCATTCCTTGATGGTTATTTGAGGCGCAAGTTTTGTAGTTGACATCATGCTATAGGGCAACATTCCTTCTGTTGAAGGTACCGCTCCTGCTGCCCCCGCCCCTGCCCCTGCAGCTCCCTCAGCTCCCTCTGCAGCCGCTGCCCCTGCCCAACCAGCCGCTCCTTCCGAACCAGCTGCTCAGCCCGCTGCTAGCGCTCCTCCCGCCGCCACCGGCGGAAGTGCTGACAACCTCTTTGCGGCCGCAGAGGCTGCCATGAACCGTGATCGAGGAGTCcccgctgctgctggtgcCCCTGGTCTTCCTGGAGCTGGTGCCGGTATGCCCGGTGGTATGGGCGGTGGCGACCAGCTTAGCGCTATCCGTCAGATGGTCCAACAAAACCCTGCCATGATCCAGCCCCTTCTTCAGCAAATCGCCACTGAACATCCAGAACTTGCTCAACTCATCGCCCAAAACCCTGAAGCCTTGTACGAGCTTCTcggtggcggtggtggtgaaggtgatgatgacgatgagtTTGGAGAAGGGCCGGTAATGAGGGTGAACTTGACACAAGAAGaggctgctgctgttgaGAGAGTGAGTCAAAAATGTCTTATCGTCTGTATCAAATGATTTTGTGTGCATGGACTGATAGTATATAAGCTCGAAGCACTTGGGTTCGACCGTCAAACAGTTCTTCAAGCGTACATGCTTTGCGACAAGAATGAGGAATTGGCGGCCAACTTTTTGTTTGAGAACATGGAGGAGGACCAATAATAATGAGTTTTGAGGGTCATATTGGTAGTGTAGCGAAGTTTTTTACGTTCCGGCCTTTTGACAAGTCTATAGGATTTCTAATGTCATTTCTCCTTAACGCGTATGATATGCTATTGACACGAGGCTTTCTTGAACTCTGCGAGCAGATGTTGTATTGCTGGTGTCAAACGGTCGGCGGATTGAGGAAAACGAGTGCCATAACGAAGGGAGATCAGGGATGACGTTACTGCATCCCGATGGATGATGCTGCTGACTGCTGACATCTGCGTTGTGCCGGAACCCATGATGAAGTGCGCAAACCAAAGTGCATTGGTTTTACGCTCAGTGGAGAGGCCTTGGAGCTGGTATAAACCGCATCTGTCATACATACACAGGATCTATATGCATACCGACCCATCTCGGGATTAAACAAAGGATACACTCGTGGCTGTCCCACGGTGCCGACTCATCATTCTCCCTCCACCCCGGCTATCGTCCCTCCTCGCGTGTATATAAACCCCCGGCTGTCGAACAATCAACAAATCCCCCATTCCCCTGTTTTCTCAACTTGCAACTTTGTAACTTCGTAAACTCAACCATCGCCTCGTCAACTTACCACATAACACAACATGCCCCTCCGCCGTTCACGTCCGACCCACGGTGCCGTACCGAACGACGATATCCTCACCCTCTCATTACCCGAGGTCAAGGAACGTTTGGCTCGAAATAAGGCTCTGCTAAATTCACCTCTGTTTGCTCAGCCGACTTCCCCGTCTGCCTCTGGATCAACATCTAAAGTACAGGAAGCGGGCCAAGAGTCAAGTGATCCGGTCAGAGAAAAGCTTGTGAAAGCTCGTGAAGCGCTCTTGATGAGGGAACAAGAATTAATGCTGCAGAACATGAATATCGGcgcttcatcttctcctgAAGCTAGCAATGCAGCTGGAGATaagaagggaaaaggaagagagtCAATGGGCGGCGTAAGTGGAAAACAGAGGGTGTTGGAGAGTATAAGAGCTGGTGAGGGGGCTTTAGCTAAGAACGGATTAGTCTTGTGAGTGTTCTCGCCCGCGCGTGAACGGTCATCCTGCTATGATACTAGTCGTTGACAGCTCTGCATTTGATAGGCCAATGGATCAGACCCTCTCTCTCGGTCAAAGAGATTATATAAACTCCACCACCAATgctctctcttctcttaCCCTCGATCATCATACCcgatcatcatcaccaaAACCGAGAAATTCCACCCGAACAAATGGCGTGCCGAGATCAAGACCATCAAGAAGCCAGCTGTTGGCCAGTGGTAATGATAGCGGTAGTATCGGTGGTTTTGGAGGGGACGAAGTTGCCCGGGCAGAGCGGTTAGCCAGGCTCAGCGCGTTTATGAGTTATAAAGGCTCTGATGACGAATGGTCTGATTcggatgaagaagaagatgaaggatATTACGATTATCCAGAGGACGGACAGGGAGAAATGGTATTCGAAACGATGGACGACAATCAAATTGGCTATAAACCGAATGGGATGCCGCTACGAAGGAAGAATGCTACCGGGGAAGAGGTGGACGAGTATGGgatggaggatgatgaCTTTGCGGAAGGTAATAGTGATTATGAGAATGGGGCTGGGGATGAGCCAACAAGTGGAGCGCCAGGCAGATAGTGAAGACGACAATGGAGAATGGGCGGAGACATGCACAACACTCATTAATCTCTGGGAAAACTGCTGCTGAATGAACGCGCGCGAGACCTGGATTTAATTGAGATGGAATCATATAATAGTGCATCAGGATGAGCTGACAAGAAAAACGCAACTTCAGAAATAATAATGATCATTCCCAAAGAGAGGGTGAGCTACATAGGGAATTCTATATGACTTTTGGAAAAACTTTCATTCTACAACTTAATCTGCAGGGTTGAAGTTAGCGGGGATTTTTTAGGCTTAAGACGCCAAAAGAACTTACAAAGCAACCTTGTCAAAATGTTTGACCTAGTGTTCTTGATCGCCGAATACAACCcctcaacttcttcttgcccGACACCGCTGATGTCAGCCATCAAGTACGCAATATCGCCCTTGGAGTCAGAGAATTGCTTCTCGATGTTGTGGTCTGCAAGGATGTTGTTGATACCCTTCAAAACACCAGGCTCGTTCTTATGAACGTGGCAGACCCTAATATGTCTCTCGTCGGCAGCAGTGATGGCACGCAAGTCGACTTCGGGGAAGTTGACCGCACCGAGGGTGGTACCATAGTTGAGGTATCGGGTAAGAGCGTTGGAAACTTCGGTACCGATGGCTCGCTGAGCTTCCTCGGTGGAACCACCGATGTGAGGAGTGAGGATGAGGTTGGGGATCTTTCGGAGTCGAGGGATGAAGTCACCGAGAGTCTCGTTAAACCCAGGACCGTTGGCTCCGGGCTCCTTGGGGAAGACGTCGACGGCAGCACCGGCGAGGTGGTTGGATTCAAGGGCGTCACAAAGAGCAGAAAGGTCGACAACCTTGCCTCGGGCGTtgttgatgaagaaggcacccttcttcatttGAGCAAATTGCTCGGCGCCCATCATACCAATGGTGTCAGGGATTTCGGGGACGTGCAAGGTAACGAAATCGGCCCTGGAGAGGAGATCATCAAGAGTGTCGACCTGGCGAGCTGAACCGAGAGGCATGATAGGGACGACGTCGTAGTAGATGACAGACATACCGAAAGCCTCGGCAAGGACGGAAAGCTGAGAACCAATGTGACCGTAGCCGACAATACCAAGGGTCTTGCCTCGAATTTCCCAACAGTTCTTGGAGAGCTTGTTCCAGATACCGGCTCGCATCTCATGGGTTCGGTCGATGATCTGTCTAGAAAGAGCAATGATCTCGGAGATGACGAGCTCAGCAACGGATCGGGAAttggagaagggagagtTGAAAACGGCGATACCTCGCTTGGCAGCGTGCTCAAGATCGACCTGGTTCGTACCGATACAGAAACAGCCGATGACCAAGAGTTGGGGGTTGGCGTCAATCACCTTAGCAGTGATCTTGGTTTTTGATCGAATACCGACGGCCCGGTAATTAGGAAGCTTAGCAATGAGCTCTTCTTCAGTGTAGGCCCTGGTGACATGGTCAACCTGAGGAAAGAATGATTATCAGCGACTGTTCGTGAAAAAGATTATCAAGGTTTTCCATTTCGTCTCCGGACTGCTGTACCTTCATATGTGTCCGATAGAAAGACCATGAAAATTAAGGTATAATGCCAACAGCCCGGAAACAAGAGGAATCCATTTGAATACTCACCTCGTACCCCTGGTTCTTTAAGTATTCGGCAGCGTCCAAGTTGACGTTTTCCAAAAGCAAGACCTTGGTCTTGCCCTGCCTCTTCTCGTGATCCTCTTCTGTGGGATAGTcaggaggaaggaaagcGGTTAATTGTCGGGCAATACCCTGGAAGACACCAGAGGCATTTCTGAGGTAGCTAGTTGAAGGGGAGGtagagaaagagaaggacGAAGTGCGAGGAGAAGTGCCAGTGGGCGGAGAATGAGGGGCGAAAGAAGACACGGGAATGCCGCGAGTGTTGGCAGGGATGGGGATGCTAGATAAAAGATAAGAGGTTAACGGACTGATCGACGCCACTTGGGACGAGACATCCTTTGGGTGACGACAAGATATGGATGTGCGGAATGTGATGACGCTGCAAGTGAAAGTGGGGCGAGATGGGACTCACTGGTCTGGGGGGTCGGAGGCGGAGACGGACTGTCTTCTGTTCTTGTCTGGGATAGGGATGGACATTGTGCTATATCGTTTTTTGTTGTGGTTGTGAAAGCGCAACCGAATTGACCCGGCTAATATATATATTTATTGAAAAGCAAGACTCGATCGAGCCGAGGAAAATTCGGAACGTCCACTCGGATCGAGCACGCAAAATAACAAACGATTATTCCCGCTCCGCCACGTGGATTTCGCGTGACTACCCTGGCAGTATGTAGGCAAAGAGATCCCCTTTGAATTACGTAATTCAACTTGAGATTCACGTGGCAAGTGGAGGCAAAGATATTTTGCATTCAACTCTTTCCACTGTACATCTCTGTATCTATAGGCCGTACCTAAAATGGAGTTTCTGCCTCTGCGCACCCTCCCAGCGCCCCCACGGCAACAATCAACAACAAACCCTCACTCTAGACACTTTCATTCTTTTCGCCATCccctcttcatcaaacACCCGGCTGCTATCACCCATATCCATTTTTGCCCAACAAAACCACATCGATATGCTGTAACATCCTCTACAAGAGTGTTGATATACGCACCGAAGACAGGGAAGGTAGTTAAGACTATCACTAGGTTCAAGGATACCGCCCGAGGTGGAGAGTTTAGGAAAGATGGCAAATTAGTAGTTGCTGGTGGAGACGATGGCGTTGTCCAGGTGTTCGACGTGAACAGTCGAGCAATTTTAAGAACTATGAAGGAACACAATCAGTGAGTCATATCTGATAACTAAGCTTCATTAGCTGATGAAGAATAGACCCGTCCGGGTCACCCACTTCTCCCCACACCTCCCCCAAATCCTCTCCGCTTCCGATGATACAACTGTAAAACTTTGGGACTTATCCACACAAGCATGCCTTTCCACCTTTTCGCCCCACACCGACTACGTTAGATCAGCAATCTTCTCGGCTTCCGACCCTTCCCTGATACTCTCTGCATCTTACGATTCGACAATTCGGCTACACGACGTCCGACTGCCAGAAGACGAGGCTAATGTCATTACTATGCGACATGGTGGTGCACCCGTGGAGGATATCCTAGCATTTCCAAGTGGAGGTGTGGCTGTCAGTGTTGGCGGACCTATATTGAGGGTTTGGGATCTTGCAATGGCAGGCAAGTGTGTGCGAGCATTATCCAACCACCAAAAGACGGTCACCTCGGTTGCGTTTGATGGTACAAAGGGACGAGTCTTGACCGGCGGTCTTGACAACATGGTCAAGGTCTACGATGTTGAAGACTGGAAGGTTGTCCATACCATGCGTTATCCTGCCCCCGTTTTGTCTCTTGCCGTTTCTCCTGACGACACCCACATTGCAGCTGGTATGACTGACGGCACCCTTTCCGTCCGTCGGCGAGACCCTAAGGCTTCCGAGCTCGGTGCGTCTTCAGCGCAGGAAACAGCTATCAAGGGTGGAGCATATGAATACTTTGCAGATATGGAGGCGATCTTCGGGACTGGGCATATCAAGGCGAAAGGGAAGGATTTGGGACCTGTGGTTGGGCCGGCGGACGAGTTTAGGGTTGAGACAAGACGGCAAAAGAGGCTGAGAGATTTCGACAAGTATTTGAAGTCATTCAAGTACTCTGCCGCTCTTGATGCGGGATTACACAAGAATGTCAAGCCTACCACCTCATTTGCTTTGATCCAGGAGTTGGTTCACCGTGATGCTCTTCGGATAGCCCTCTCGGGGCGAGACGATGTTACACTTGAACCGATTCTCAACTTTTTGACGAAGAACGTCACAGACCCTCGATTTGGCGAGATGGCGGCGCAGGTCGTCGGTATCATCATCGGTGAGTATTTGAGTCTTCCTTCCGCTTTTGCTTTACCTCTGCGGCATTGCTGACAGTCGAACTCGTAGATATCTACACACCAATCCTCGGCCAATCGCCTATTCTCGATGAAATGCTCGGCAAGATTCAGATACGGGTTGAGAGGGAATTGAGTTTCCAGAGAGAGTTGATGAAGTTGAGAGGAGCGTTGGACATCACATTGTCACAGGCCGTTTTAGGCAGAGTCGAGGCTTAGATGGGTCATGAAGCGTGGGGAGTAGGATTATAGCAGGTGTGCATGCACATGTAATTTTGGAGTCAACGTGGAGAAGATATGGACTTCCATCGgttgtcatcatcaactGTTGGTTTAATGCATGTTTTAACAACACAACCAGTCGTTCCGCGAGCTTGCAGGGAAGACCGAAAACCCTAAATTTATTAGGGGGAAGCACTCAATGTCAGGTCAGGTATTCCGCTAGTATATACCTGTGTGAATGACGTCCATTCATCGATGAACAAGCATGGTAC is drawn from Cryptococcus gattii WM276 chromosome A, complete sequence and contains these coding sequences:
- a CDS encoding Ribosomal protein L35, putative (Similar to TIGR gene model, INSD accession AAW41280.1); translation: MASSSSKIRAFELQSKSKQDLLEQLTELKTELASLRVQKIAGGSASKLTKINTVRKSIARILTVINQKQRQNLREFYKKSKYLPLDLRYKKTRAIRRRLTTKESSAITEKQHKKNIHFPKRKIALKA
- a CDS encoding d-3-phosphoglycerate dehydrogenase 2, putative (Similar to TIGR gene model, INSD accession AAW41283.1), whose translation is MSIPIPDKNRRQSVSASDPPDHIPIPANTRGIPVSSFAPHSPPTGTSPRTSSFSFSTSPSTSYLRNASGVFQGIARQLTAFLPPDYPTEEDHEKRQGKTKVLLLENVNLDAAEYLKNQGYEVDHVTRAYTEEELIAKLPNYRAVGIRSKTKITAKVIDANPQLLVIGCFCIGTNQVDLEHAAKRGIAVFNSPFSNSRSVAELVISEIIALSRQIIDRTHEMRAGIWNKLSKNCWEIRGKTLGIVGYGHIGSQLSVLAEAFGMSVIYYDVVPIMPLGSARQVDTLDDLLSRADFVTLHVPEIPDTIGMMGAEQFAQMKKGAFFINNARGKVVDLSALCDALESNHLAGAAVDVFPKEPGANGPGFNETLGDFIPRLRKIPNLILTPHIGGSTEEAQRAIGTEVSNALTRYLNYGTTLGAVNFPEVDLRAITAADERHIRVCHVHKNEPGVLKGINNILADHNIEKQFSDSKGDIAYLMADISGVGQEEVEGLYSAIKNTRSNILTRLLY
- a CDS encoding uv excision repair protein rhp23, putative (Similar to TIGR gene model, INSD accession AAW41281.1); translated protein: MVKITFKTVQNKVADLKKKIQETQTFPVENQKLIYSGKILNDASSVESLKIKEKDFLVVMVSRPKATPAATPAAPATPAAPSTPAPAPAPAPAASEQASVANPAVPAPSAPAAESAPAPAVAAEPAQSSAVESGLGGSFVTGPALQAAIDGMVEMGFERDQVIRALRASFNNPDRAVEYLMSGNIPSVEGTAPAAPAPAPAAPSAPSAAAAPAQPAAPSEPAAQPAASAPPAATGGSADNLFAAAEAAMNRDRGVPAAAGAPGLPGAGAGMPGGMGGGDQLSAIRQMVQQNPAMIQPLLQQIATEHPELAQLIAQNPEALYELLGGGGGEGDDDDEFGEGPVMRVNLTQEEAAAVERLEALGFDRQTVLQAYMLCDKNEELAANFLFENMEEDQ
- a CDS encoding Hypothetical Protein (Similar to TIGR gene model, INSD accession AAW41282.1) codes for the protein MPLRRSRPTHGAVPNDDILTLSLPEVKERLARNKALLNSPLFAQPTSPSASGSTSKVQEAGQESSDPVREKLVKAREALLMREQELMLQNMNIGASSSPEASNAAGDKKGKGRESMGGVSGKQRVLESIRAGEGALAKNGLVLPMDQTLSLGQRDYINSTTNALSSLTLDHHTRSSSPKPRNSTRTNGVPRSRPSRSQLLASGNDSGSIGGFGGDEVARAERLARLSAFMSYKGSDDEWSDSDEEEDEGYYDYPEDGQGEMVFETMDDNQIGYKPNGMPLRRKNATGEEVDEYGMEDDDFAEGNSDYENGAGDEPTSGAPGR
- a CDS encoding WD repeats containing protein, putative (Similar to TIGR gene model, INSD accession AAW41284.1), which codes for MEFLPLRTLPAPPRQQSTTNPHSRHFHSFRHPLFIKHPAAITHIHFCPTKPHRYAVTSSTRVLIYAPKTGKVVKTITRFKDTARGGEFRKDGKLVVAGGDDGVVQVFDVNSRAILRTMKEHNQPVRVTHFSPHLPQILSASDDTTVKLWDLSTQACLSTFSPHTDYVRSAIFSASDPSLILSASYDSTIRLHDVRLPEDEANVITMRHGGAPVEDILAFPSGGVAVSVGGPILRVWDLAMAGKCVRALSNHQKTVTSVAFDGTKGRVLTGGLDNMVKVYDVEDWKVVHTMRYPAPVLSLAVSPDDTHIAAGMTDGTLSVRRRDPKASELGASSAQETAIKGGAYEYFADMEAIFGTGHIKAKGKDLGPVVGPADEFRVETRRQKRLRDFDKYLKSFKYSAALDAGLHKNVKPTTSFALIQELVHRDALRIALSGRDDVTLEPILNFLTKNVTDPRFGEMAAQVVGIIIDIYTPILGQSPILDEMLGKIQIRVERELSFQRELMKLRGALDITLSQAVLGRVEA